A single Nocardioides bizhenqiangii DNA region contains:
- a CDS encoding cytochrome ubiquinol oxidase subunit I, which translates to MMPALLADTVQLVATVEPEGLLPARQQMALSLGWHIVLACFGVAFPAMILVMHLRGIRRDDPVALELAKRWSKVSAVLFAIGAVSGTVLSFEMGLLWPGLMGTYGDVLGLPFAFEGLSFFVEAIFLGIYLYGWGRMPPKRHVLMLVPMAIAGVVGTFCVLAVNAWMNAPAGFRLVDGQVTDIDPWAAMFNDQVWLQFAHMWVAAYMVVGFSVAGVYAVGMLRGRRDEHHRLGFIVPFVFATVAALTQPFVGHLLGGGLDERQPAKLASFELADTTESPSPLRIGGIYVDGEVRGSIDIPVLGSVIAMSSLSDPVPGLDEIPEEDRPPVNLTHWAFQSMVGIGTLLAASVSLFWFLRWRGRNLLERRWFLRFVSISGPLAVLALESGWIATEVGRQPWIVYGFMRTEEAAGDYSGLWWLLGTTAVVYAAMTAGAVVVLRSMARRWRAGETDLPSPYAPQTVGERTNTLRSSSPPLRSSEQLRGDPE; encoded by the coding sequence ATGATGCCTGCTCTCCTCGCGGACACCGTCCAGCTCGTCGCGACGGTGGAGCCCGAGGGGCTGCTTCCGGCCCGCCAGCAGATGGCGCTCTCGCTCGGCTGGCACATCGTGCTCGCCTGCTTCGGCGTCGCGTTCCCCGCCATGATCCTCGTGATGCACCTGCGCGGCATCCGGCGTGACGACCCGGTCGCGCTCGAGCTGGCGAAGCGGTGGTCGAAGGTCTCCGCCGTGCTGTTCGCGATCGGCGCGGTCTCGGGCACCGTCCTCAGCTTCGAGATGGGCCTGCTCTGGCCGGGGCTGATGGGCACCTACGGCGACGTGCTCGGGCTCCCGTTCGCCTTCGAGGGGCTGTCCTTCTTCGTCGAGGCGATCTTCCTCGGCATCTACCTCTACGGCTGGGGCCGGATGCCGCCCAAGCGGCACGTGCTCATGCTCGTGCCGATGGCGATCGCCGGCGTCGTCGGCACGTTCTGCGTGCTCGCGGTGAACGCCTGGATGAACGCACCTGCCGGGTTTCGCCTGGTCGACGGCCAGGTCACCGACATCGACCCGTGGGCCGCGATGTTCAACGACCAGGTCTGGCTGCAGTTCGCGCACATGTGGGTCGCGGCCTACATGGTCGTGGGATTCAGCGTCGCCGGCGTCTACGCCGTCGGCATGCTGAGAGGTCGACGGGACGAGCACCACCGGCTGGGCTTCATCGTGCCCTTCGTGTTCGCGACGGTCGCCGCGCTGACGCAGCCGTTCGTGGGCCACCTGCTCGGGGGAGGACTCGACGAGCGCCAGCCCGCCAAGCTCGCGTCGTTCGAGCTCGCCGACACCACCGAGAGCCCGTCGCCCCTCCGGATCGGCGGGATCTACGTCGACGGCGAGGTCCGTGGGTCCATCGACATCCCGGTGCTGGGCTCGGTGATCGCGATGAGCTCGCTCAGCGATCCGGTGCCCGGTCTGGACGAGATCCCGGAGGAGGACCGGCCGCCGGTGAACCTGACGCACTGGGCGTTCCAGTCGATGGTCGGCATCGGGACCCTGCTCGCGGCGTCGGTCTCTCTGTTCTGGTTCCTGCGCTGGCGCGGCCGCAACCTGCTCGAGAGGCGCTGGTTCCTGCGCTTCGTCTCGATCAGCGGGCCGTTGGCCGTGCTCGCGCTCGAGTCCGGCTGGATCGCCACCGAGGTCGGGCGTCAGCCGTGGATCGTCTACGGCTTCATGCGCACCGAGGAGGCGGCCGGCGACTACTCCGGCCTGTGGTGGCTACTGGGCACTACCGCAGTGGTCTACGCCGCGATGACGGCAGGTGCGGTCGTCGTGCTCCGCTCGATGGCCCGGCGCTGGCGCGCCGGCGAGACCGACCTGCCCAGCCCCTACGCTCCGCAGACCGTGGGGGAGCGGACGAATACCCTGCGAAGTTCTTCTCCCCCGCTTCGCTCCTCCGAACAACTTCGCGGGGACCCCGAATGA